GAGGAGGAAaattaggagaggagaggtgaagaagaGAATAAACACAACAGGTGAAAAAGTGGAAAgcatttatttagaaaaaaTAACAAGTAATATTGTGAAAGGATTTCCACTCACCCGTTTTACCTAATCTGAATTTTTAACTGATCTATGGATTGCCTACATGCCATCTCAAACAGTGACACAAGCTACATTGCAAGGCATTCTTATTATCAGAATAGCCTAAAACCTATGGATACTACTAGTTTACTATTTCGGTGCCTAACACAATTATATTGTTAATGTTATTGGACGGTGATCAAATCTCATACCTGTCACAAATCACGGTTTAAGTTTAAAATTCTGCACCTCTCCCAATTTCAAGGCTAATTTCTTACCATCACATACTTTGAACCCTAAAACTACCCAACAGAGATCTATGAAATAGCATATATATTGTTTGGTATTCAGGCAGATATTGATTTATGATTCCGAAGAATACAAATGCGATGCTAACGTTGCATTACTTTCAACAATGTCTATATCATAcaatgaaccacacacacacacacacacacacacaaacacacacacagcgtgcttGCGATTAGTAAACAGACACTCACAATACAAATGTATCTCAATGATGGATACGTCCAAACGTTGCGTCCCAAAAGGTTTCACAACAAGTCCGTGACTGAAAACAGTAGTTTCATACAAACTTACTTCTAAGCAGTGGCGAGGTCTCCTTTTTCACATATTTCCCGTGGACTTCGGCTGGTTTCGAGGCTTCGTTTTTACTCTTCTTTCTTGAGAGCATAACTCAAAAATAGGGGACATCAATGTAGCAATAAAATCGTGAATAATCCATTTTGCCAACATTCACGGCGCTGACATTGCCAAAGAAATTAGGAAAGGACTGTCTTTTGAGACAGACTTCATCTCAGCCCTGAGACCTGGTAAGCATCAGTGACTTATCTTACTATCAAGCTGGCAACCAACTGAACTTTCGACTAGAGACTAAACAAAAACGAATCAACCACAGACAAGTCAGGTTGGGAAGCTATCGATAGCTAATTAGCTAAATATGCTAGCTGGCTAGCAAGCAAACTAACTTTTCCAGCTAGCACGCTTGCTAACTAAGTTTGCAATGTCTTTCTAAAGTATACGACCATACGTGCTTCATCAGTAATTTCACACACCGAAAAAACTGAAATGGTCAGTTGTGTGTTCCCCTTCGTTACTGTTCTGGCTGGGGCGGACGGCCCTTGTTCTGACGCTTGGATCCAAGGGCTCCTTTCCGTTGCAGTCCGTTGGGTACTCCCCGCTCCATATCCCTGCCCACTTTTTTTCCACTTCACTCGCCTCCCAGAGGCAGGCGCACTTCATTCCACATCGCAAAGGCTTGTGGGTAGACCATTTGTTGCCACAGAGTAGCGCAGTGTCATCCTAATGTATCAAATATGATAATCACTTGTACCTTAAGTATTCTGGTTAATGTAATTACCtcggtgtttgtttgtctgtttgtttgtttgttttgtctttattctgtgattaaagtgtaactgcaccctaaaataatatgttttttgagctgttgattgattgaaattactcattagtggtgaactacactatGACCAGGGTAAatattgtcaaaaatgagaaaagtaagattttgtattggagatatagctctccgcgccttctacaggttgaaacatgccatggcactttggtccaaaatgctgacttagtcctgcacttctctggcgactctacgtcaccgggtcgttactaATTAGGAATTAAacaccccaacacctgctgccctgattacctgtgataaaccatgtctgcagcactcattcccagattgacacgaactcaccatggttgattggctgcagcagtgctgcactccctcccAAATTTAAGAACGtcccgcccattttgaaagactttttcacaaatgtgaagtgggtggagtcatgggatgcagttacactttaaaggtgacatagaatggaaatcgtttttgtcttggttttgattaaTTAGGAGGAGTAGCCTATCTGTGTTCAGGTCTCAGTCTATAAGGGACaatagccctattcgcacgggattagtattacctgtggacctttggtgatttgtgataattgcggagaatgtctgagatcttagtcccgtgcgaatgtgccatgtctgtaatttgtaaagtaaaaattccgccacaaattacctactgtatttcgccaaacacagacgtccggtgataatactaatcccgtgcgaatctgcatctcagtgattgctattgcaattgcatatcttttctactttgtGCGTTGTTTTTggacgttagcatacgacatatccgggtgtaatgtcagtgaaaatagagtaatttacagacttcgcttatcccgtgcgaatgcgctgcaagtaacacagaggtggggcgataatttgaaaatgaccagaggtccacaggtaatactaatcccgtgcgaatagggctaaTGGCTGTCAAGATGTCCTGTTGTAGCCTATGGAATTAATGGACAAGGGCGAGAGACAAAGACCTCTCCGATGCACAGTGGAGGAATGTTTCCTCCACCGAAGTCCATTAATTCTGCATAACAGGACACCTCGAAGGCAGTTATTAAGTGAGCTTGCTGAAGGCCGTCAGAAATTCATATCGTTCCCGTCCAGGTCCAGTCAGTACTGGTGTAGGTTGCTTGCTTGAGAAGATGGCGTCATCCGTCGTTATTCCACCATATTCAATTTACCCATGtggaaaagatatagaaaaaacttatactgccagcaatgtgttttatatacaaaacttgtatgattcactcttgaaagtggcccctttctcgttttcctcatacaacatcatatatagtccttacaggttacaaagttttataagtttcaggttacacagatttagcaaggatctcataatggtttcactgtcatataaaaatctatcaggTTTTGACAGTGAAACAATTATTAAATCTGGTGTCTTttcaccactagggggcactATAATCACAGGAGGTATAGGGCACTAAGGAGGTatgcttgaatttccccttggggatcaataaagtatcgatctatctatctatcatctatctatctataaaccaaacttggtacatggattTGGGACCCCATACTGAGGACACATaataaatttggtgacattCGACCACGAGATGAGCACTAGAGTTACATATAGGGACTCAGGACTCCATTGTCAGGGCACACATATgatttggtgccctttgacctaGGGCTCGCTGCAACTAGCAAAAATGTATTTTGGTGTCTGGGATGTACGCTTTGACCTGTGCAACCGATTTTGAAAAATGATGTACAGTTCTTGGATCAAGTCTAGTTCAACGCATGATATTTCATGATCTGCTCCCGTTGATGAACCGCacttgagcaagcacacttttgCAGTTCCTTGGAAATACATTCTAGTTACGCTTATCACCCGGTTGCCATTTCAGGCAATAGTCAAGCGGTTTAAAAAGAAGGCAACTTGTTCagtttgttgtaggcctacaactttcTTTGTGATAGCATGGACAGTTACCTTGTTTACAGTTGATTCCAatgttgcaaagcctgcttccAGGCTCAACTGTCATCCTATGGCTGTTATAGAAGCCATTCATAAGcattgatatactgtagattagaCAGTGATTATCTATTTGATTGGTGTCCCGTTATTCAGAATTAATAGCCATTCccccagcagccaatcagaaaacagTATTTCTTCTCTCCAGGTGATAATTCCTGTAATAACATCTGCACATTAGGCTACAACATGTGACTTAGacattccttctcttttttgttACGTGATGTGAGACTTCAGCAGAGGACTGGGGCTGCATTTCACAGCATacagatttgtttgtgtgtgtgtgtgtgtgtgtgtgtgtgtgtgtgtgtgcatcagcaaAAAAGGAGAGGCTATTTGTGGTGAAAGCTTTAAAGAACATTTTAACTGAAACAGTGGAGACATGAAAACAGGAGAGTAAAAACATATTAACTTAGTaaccctcctcttcttcttcttcttcttcttcttcctcttctccttcttcttcctcgtcctcatcttcctcttcctcctcctccccctcctcataATAATCtcgttcttcctcctcctccccaagttcttcctcttcttcatcatATTCTTCCTGATCGTACTCTTCATCATCGTTATCATCATCCTCACCGCCCTCATCGATGAGTCTTCTTTTCACTTGTCTCTCATTTGTCAAAGATGACAAATGCCTTTTCCTCTTATTATCTCCTGATCAAAAGTAAAACACAAAAACGcagattagatttcttaatatGATGCCTATACATTTGAGGTTAATCATACAACTTCCATTGCTCTTATTTGgtactgcatttcgttgtctttgtatTTGTACCCAATGACaaattgaatctaatctaagactaatctaatttaatctaatctTATTGCTATAATGACATGTGTTTTATGATATCTCACCATACCTTTGCGTATGCACATATCCAGCTCTTTCATCAGATCTGGTTCAATCTCATGCAGCAATTTATATAGAAAATACTTCTTCTTGTCCACTCCAGACACAGCATCAAAAATTAGCCTCATCTTCTCCTCTCGGGTTCTTTCTGTCCTGATCTTATTGTAGGCTTCGTTATGGAGCATGCCCTTGGAGCGCAGTTTGTCAGCCAGGGGCATAACATTGGTGAATCTCTGAATGAGCTCTGCTCTGTGCTCATCCAAAAATTGAGCACCTGGGGAAAATAGATTGTGATTTTAGCTGACATTTGAAAAATGACAATAGGGAAAACATTGTATGTGCACCCTGTGTTTTATGATGTCACTGTGACAAGTTTGCAAGTTGGCAGGTACATGTGTAATTTGATGGGCAAAGGTCTAAGTGATACATGTATGGACCAAAATATTATTATTGGTGGGCATAAACATGAATATGCAAAATATAAATGTGTTATACATGTATTATAGGGTAGATTATATTATAGAGTATAGTTGAGAGTTGTACTTGTACTTGTATAGCCATACAGTCTGATCACACCCACCTAGATCTCCTTTCAGAGATACTAAAGTATACTAGTAGACATACGGTACTCTGAAAacacccaccaccccctcccatcAGAGTTGCAATGGGCCTCGGCAGTTGGGACCCTCTAGCCAAGCCTGTGCTGGAAGCGACTCAGGCCATCCGGTATAGGCAGCCAATTTCACAAATTATTTTAACTCTAGTGAGTTTATAGGCCTATGTAAGGGTTTTGGCCTAAAATTCTGTTTTGCTATTATGCCCCTGCAGGTCATGTTTGGTATTGGCTGTCATTTGCTTTGAGCAGTCATATACTCACTGTGGCTGGAGTCCATTTGCCTTTAAGTTTCTGTTTCAGTATTTCAATGTTGATGAGTGCTTGAACCAGGTCTTTACAATCTTGGAGAAATAGAATATAATAAAAGGTTGGTAGTATCAACACATGTTACTGAAAATGTCTTATTTGAACAATATTTTTTATTGGAATAGATGTTAAAAAAATATGGAAAGATATTGGA
The genomic region above belongs to Sardina pilchardus chromosome 20, fSarPil1.1, whole genome shotgun sequence and contains:
- the LOC134067960 gene encoding glutamic acid-rich protein-like, coding for MDSSHSAQFLDEHRAELIQRFTNVMPLADKLRSKGMLHNEAYNKIRTERTREEKMRLIFDAVSGVDKKKYFLYKLLHEIEPDLMKELDMCIRKGDNKRKRHLSSLTNERQVKRRLIDEGGEDDDNDDEEYDQEEYDEEEEELGEEEEERDYYEEGEEEEEEDEDEEEEGEEEEEEEEEEEEGY